TGCTCCCCAAAATCTACAATAACGACTTGATAACCACTTCTTCGAACGAAAGCAATCCGTTCATCGTTTCCTTGTTCATAATAATGGACTCGACGAAAGACATAAGGTTCATTGAAATCATGGCTGCTTTTTGATACTCCCTCCTGCCCTTCATATGTTCTGCGTATCATCGCTATTGCGTCTTGATCGCCCCATTCAACAACAGCCACTTTACCCCGCTGTTTTGAAAAATAGCGCGCCAAAAGTAGTGATGTATGTGTAACACCAGCACCTTTTTCCGTACCAATCAAACCAATCATTATGACTTTATGCTTTTCTGAAATTTTATTTTGAATTTTTCGATGTCGAAAAAAGTTTCTGCCGTGACGGATGCTAAGCATTGCTCTCCCCTCCCCCAATCATTAAAGACTTCATTATAAAACTGTTGATATCTTACATCCTCAAGTGCCTCCATTTTGTCGTATGGATAATCATATACATAGATATGCTCTAGAGAATGGTTAAGCTCATCAACTTGGTTTTTATTGCTATGATTAATGAAATAGACAGTCCGTTTAGTCGTGTTTTCCATGAAAAACTCTTCTAGTCTGCTCATCTCCCATGGTGCAATTCCAGCAACTATAATATTATATGCCCCAATAAAATCTTGTTTGCTTTGATTATCGTGCGTTCCAAAATCCACGACTATCCAGTCACACGCTTCGAAAATATCTTTGAATAATACACCAGTCCCTCGACGTTGCCCAGTACATGAAAGTATCGTCATTGCATTCCATTTTAATAGCCCCTCTTCTATTGTCGCGTCATGTGTATATTCCAAAGACATCAAGTCCTGGTTTTCACTCATATCGACAACAACACATTTTTTTTTGCATGCTAATAGATACTTTGTCAATGTTGTTGAAACATGGGTTGCTCCTATACCTGATTTAACTCCAGATACGCATATGACCTTATCTTTATAGGCAGATAAAAAAGTATCAATAGATTCTTGAGTCTGGATTTTTAATGTTTTTTCTAAAGCACTCTTTAATTGGGTAATGGATGCATACCGTTGTTCAATATTAAATTGACTCGCTTTTTGTATGATTTGCTCAACCTCTTCACCGACATCATCTCGAATAAATCGAATAGGTTCTAGGCGCGAAGAAACTTCCTCAAGATTTTTACGCGTCAACATAAAATAGAGCAAAATTCCAACTCCAAAAACGTCTGTACGCACATCTGTCTGACCCATACCGTATTGCTCCGGTGCTGCAAATCCTCGCGTACCCAAGTACTCTGTATCTGCATCTTTATTGCTTTGATAAAATCTGGCAATGCCAAAGTCAATAAGGTGTACTTTGTTTTGATTAGACAAGATAATATTATCTGGCTTAATATCTCGATAAATTAATGGATTGTCAAAATGTGTATGTAAATATTCAAGGACACAACAAATATCGATAGCAATTTTAACTGCCATGACTTCTGACATGACACCTTTTTCTCGAATGATTTCTCCAAGTGTCTTGCCTTCAATATAT
This sequence is a window from Vallitaleaceae bacterium 9-2. Protein-coding genes within it:
- a CDS encoding serine/threonine-protein kinase — protein: MRVGEVVFDKYEIIRVIKESEAVSVYEAKHIYLHSSWIIKKICSRNPIYTNEIQILKSLNHENIPLITDVFIDAETTYVIREYIEGKTLGEIIREKGVMSEVMAVKIAIDICCVLEYLHTHFDNPLIYRDIKPDNIILSNQNKVHLIDFGIARFYQSNKDADTEYLGTRGFAAPEQYGMGQTDVRTDVFGVGILLYFMLTRKNLEEVSSRLEPIRFIRDDVGEEVEQIIQKASQFNIEQRYASITQLKSALEKTLKIQTQESIDTFLSAYKDKVICVSGVKSGIGATHVSTTLTKYLLACKKKCVVVDMSENQDLMSLEYTHDATIEEGLLKWNAMTILSCTGQRRGTGVLFKDIFEACDWIVVDFGTHDNQSKQDFIGAYNIIVAGIAPWEMSRLEEFFMENTTKRTVYFINHSNKNQVDELNHSLEHIYVYDYPYDKMEALEDVRYQQFYNEVFNDWGRGEQCLASVTAETFFDIEKFKIKFQKSIKS